From a single Couchioplanes caeruleus genomic region:
- a CDS encoding complex I subunit 4 family protein, whose amino-acid sequence MMSPPGVPAALQLLLIAVLVVPAAGAVVVALLPARMDRSARVVATVFAAVTFVATLLLAVPSSRDLGWARYTTSDAVPVVPWSEVQAPWVPSLGIEFHLGVDGVSYPLVVLTGLLTLLCCAYTVWKVPAGGSGRTLAALLLVLEVGILGTFLALDLVLFFVFFEVVLLPMYAVIAGWGGADRRRAARKFVLYTLFGSVLLLLGVFTVVVAAGTGDLLALAGGYGLSRTTQQVAFALFAVAFAVKAPLWPLHTWLPDAHTEAPTVGSVILAGVLLKMGTYGLIRVGVGVAPEGAAWAAPVLGILAAAAIIAGSLVCLRQTELKRLIAYSSVGHMGFVLLGIATLTVTGVQAALIGNVAHGVITGLLFFLAGAIKDRAHTGDLGALGGLRETAPRLAGLLGFAAIASLGLPGLAGFWGEAFAVVAAVERGGPLWITLAVVAAIGGALTAAYFMRLLRRVTHGPATEAVTGFPAISRPEWIAWAPLVLLALAVGLVPALVLAATADPVAALTGALR is encoded by the coding sequence ATGATGAGCCCTCCCGGCGTCCCGGCCGCCCTGCAGCTGCTGCTGATCGCCGTGCTCGTGGTGCCCGCGGCCGGTGCCGTCGTGGTCGCCCTGCTGCCCGCCCGCATGGACCGGAGTGCGCGGGTCGTCGCCACGGTGTTCGCCGCGGTCACGTTCGTCGCGACGCTGCTGCTGGCCGTACCGTCGTCACGGGATCTGGGCTGGGCGCGCTACACCACGTCGGACGCCGTGCCGGTGGTGCCGTGGTCGGAGGTGCAGGCGCCGTGGGTGCCGTCGCTGGGCATCGAGTTCCACCTGGGCGTGGACGGCGTCTCGTACCCGCTGGTCGTGCTCACCGGGCTGTTGACGCTGCTGTGCTGCGCGTACACGGTGTGGAAGGTGCCTGCCGGAGGCTCCGGGCGTACGCTCGCCGCCCTGCTCCTGGTCCTCGAGGTCGGCATCCTGGGCACCTTCCTCGCGCTCGACCTGGTGTTGTTCTTCGTGTTCTTCGAGGTCGTCCTGCTGCCCATGTACGCCGTGATCGCCGGCTGGGGTGGCGCGGACCGGCGGCGGGCGGCCCGCAAGTTCGTCCTGTACACGCTGTTCGGCTCGGTGCTGCTGCTGCTCGGCGTCTTCACCGTGGTCGTTGCGGCCGGCACCGGCGACCTGCTCGCCCTCGCCGGCGGCTACGGCCTCTCGCGGACGACGCAGCAGGTGGCGTTCGCCCTGTTCGCGGTGGCCTTCGCGGTGAAGGCGCCGCTGTGGCCGCTGCACACGTGGCTGCCCGACGCGCACACCGAGGCTCCCACGGTCGGCAGCGTGATCCTCGCCGGCGTGCTGCTCAAGATGGGCACGTACGGCCTCATCCGGGTCGGCGTGGGTGTCGCGCCCGAGGGTGCGGCGTGGGCCGCGCCGGTGCTGGGCATCCTGGCGGCCGCCGCGATCATCGCCGGATCGCTGGTGTGCCTGCGGCAGACCGAGCTGAAGCGGCTCATCGCGTACTCCAGCGTCGGGCACATGGGCTTCGTCCTGCTCGGCATCGCCACGCTGACCGTGACCGGCGTGCAGGCCGCGCTGATCGGCAACGTGGCGCACGGCGTGATCACCGGCCTGCTGTTCTTCCTGGCCGGGGCGATCAAGGACCGGGCGCACACCGGCGACCTCGGCGCTCTCGGCGGCCTGCGGGAGACCGCGCCGCGGCTCGCCGGCCTGCTGGGCTTCGCGGCGATCGCCTCACTGGGCCTGCCCGGGCTGGCCGGCTTCTGGGGCGAGGCCTTCGCGGTCGTCGCCGCGGTCGAGCGGGGCGGCCCGCTGTGGATCACGCTGGCCGTGGTGGCGGCGATCGGCGGCGCGCTCACGGCCGCGTATTTCATGCGGCTGCTGCGCCGGGTGACCCACGGCCCGGCGACCGAGGCGGTGACCGGCTTCCCGGCGATCTCGCGCCCCGAGTGGATCGCCTGGGCGCCGCTCGTCCTGCTCGCACTCGCGGTCGGCCTGGTGCCGGCGCTCGTGCTCGCCGCCACCGCCGACCCGGTGGCCGCCCTGACCGGAGCGCTGCGATGA
- a CDS encoding NADH-quinone oxidoreductase subunit 5 family protein: MTADVLTPLLPGVPLLLGLIGLLLRPDHKASRALGTGGAALALLITVVLLIVVDEPIEVTHRWVTFGDLPVTLGFSLGPAALYVAVAVAVVALCVQVYSVAYLHDDSRYAPYAAQVSLFTGAMLLVVSANDLILLLLGWEIMGVCSYLLIGHDRRLPEAPAAAVKAFLVTRVGDVGFLLGIAWLGVWAGSFRISDILAHGGVPTVALLLILAGVAGKSAQFPLHTWLPDAMAGPTPISALIHAATMVAAGVYVVFRLFPLFAQSPAALAVLGVMASITLLLGALSATAQDDLKRVLAWSTVSQIGYMTGALAVGSPAAALFHLLTHAAFKALLFLAAGAVIHAVGSNLMSRMGGLREHMPVTFWCFVAGLGALAGVPPLAGFWSKENVLVAAAHATEGDGPAPAWVGWVVWVAALAGVAITAWYATRLLLYTFFGHARSRTDEWHAGFSDAHYEGAPGAPHEPPALMRWPVLLLAVPAVLLGLAAFLPGFRSALELEPPHLSVSIVLPLVLLVLGAGSAWWLWHTGPGVDPAQALGRSRPLFAAGFHLDKVQNLLVVRPVRAFAGAVRLVDEKVVDAAVEGAGTSTTRLGTALAAAHRAALPRAAVAVFTGALLLGVVAAIYGAAS, encoded by the coding sequence ATGACCGCCGACGTCCTGACGCCGCTGCTCCCCGGCGTACCCCTGCTTCTGGGCCTGATCGGTCTCCTCCTGAGGCCCGACCACAAAGCTTCGAGAGCGCTCGGCACCGGCGGCGCCGCGCTGGCTCTGCTGATCACCGTCGTGTTGCTGATCGTGGTCGACGAGCCGATCGAGGTCACGCACCGCTGGGTGACCTTCGGGGACCTGCCGGTCACGCTGGGCTTCTCGCTGGGACCGGCCGCCCTGTACGTGGCCGTCGCCGTCGCCGTGGTCGCGCTGTGCGTGCAGGTGTACTCCGTCGCCTACCTGCACGACGACTCGCGGTACGCCCCGTACGCCGCGCAGGTCAGCCTCTTCACCGGCGCCATGCTGCTCGTCGTCTCGGCGAACGACCTGATCCTCCTGCTGCTCGGCTGGGAGATCATGGGTGTGTGCTCGTACCTGTTGATCGGGCACGACCGGCGGCTTCCCGAGGCGCCCGCGGCGGCCGTGAAGGCGTTCCTGGTGACCCGGGTCGGCGACGTGGGGTTCCTGCTCGGCATCGCCTGGCTCGGCGTGTGGGCGGGCAGCTTCCGGATCTCCGACATCCTGGCCCACGGCGGCGTCCCGACGGTCGCGCTACTGCTCATCCTGGCCGGCGTGGCGGGCAAGAGCGCGCAGTTCCCGCTGCACACCTGGCTGCCGGACGCGATGGCCGGCCCGACGCCGATCTCCGCGCTGATCCACGCCGCCACGATGGTCGCCGCCGGCGTGTACGTGGTCTTCCGCCTCTTCCCGCTCTTCGCCCAGTCACCGGCGGCACTGGCCGTGCTGGGCGTGATGGCGTCGATCACGCTGCTGCTCGGCGCGTTGTCGGCGACCGCCCAGGACGACCTCAAACGGGTGCTGGCCTGGTCGACGGTGTCCCAGATCGGCTACATGACCGGCGCGCTCGCGGTCGGTTCCCCCGCGGCGGCGCTGTTCCACCTGCTCACGCACGCCGCGTTCAAGGCGCTGCTGTTCCTCGCGGCGGGCGCGGTCATCCACGCGGTGGGCAGCAACCTCATGTCGCGCATGGGCGGGCTGCGTGAGCACATGCCGGTGACGTTCTGGTGCTTCGTGGCGGGTTTGGGCGCGCTGGCCGGCGTACCCCCGCTCGCGGGTTTCTGGTCCAAGGAGAACGTCCTGGTCGCGGCCGCGCACGCGACCGAGGGCGACGGCCCGGCCCCGGCCTGGGTCGGGTGGGTGGTCTGGGTCGCCGCGCTGGCCGGCGTCGCCATCACCGCCTGGTACGCGACCCGCCTGCTGCTGTACACCTTCTTCGGTCACGCCCGGTCACGCACGGACGAGTGGCACGCCGGCTTCAGTGACGCCCACTACGAGGGTGCGCCGGGGGCCCCGCACGAGCCGCCGGCCCTGATGCGCTGGCCGGTGCTGCTGCTCGCCGTCCCGGCCGTCCTGCTGGGCCTGGCTGCCTTCCTGCCCGGCTTCCGGTCCGCCCTCGAGCTCGAGCCGCCGCACCTGAGCGTCTCGATCGTGCTGCCGCTGGTCCTGCTCGTGCTCGGCGCGGGCAGCGCGTGGTGGCTCTGGCACACCGGCCCGGGCGTGGACCCGGCGCAGGCCCTCGGCCGGTCCCGGCCGTTGTTCGCCGCCGGCTTCCACCTGGACAAAGTGCAGAACCTTCTGGTCGTACGCCCGGTACGCGCGTTCGCCGGTGCCGTGCGACTCGTGGACGAGAAGGTCGTCGACGCGGCCGTGGAGGGCGCCGGCACCTCGACGACCCGCCTCGGCACCGCGCTCGCCGCGGCCCACCGGGCGGCGCTGCCCCGGGCCGCCGTCGCCGTCTTCACCGGCGCCCTGCTGCTCGGTGTTGTCGCCGCCATCTACGGAGCCGCGTCATGA
- the nuoK gene encoding NADH-quinone oxidoreductase subunit NuoK, giving the protein MHAVIPYVTAALLFGLGVYGVLRRRNAILVLMAVELMLNAVNLLLVTADVTLPAPGGHRGGAFALFVIVLAAAEVGVGLAIVLQYYRMRSAVHVDEVALHHEPEAG; this is encoded by the coding sequence ATGCACGCGGTCATCCCGTACGTCACCGCCGCCCTGCTGTTCGGCCTGGGCGTCTACGGCGTCCTGCGCCGGCGCAACGCGATCCTCGTGCTGATGGCGGTCGAGCTCATGCTCAACGCCGTGAACCTGCTGCTGGTGACCGCCGACGTCACCCTGCCGGCGCCGGGCGGCCACCGCGGCGGGGCGTTCGCCCTGTTCGTGATCGTGCTGGCCGCCGCCGAGGTGGGCGTGGGCCTCGCGATCGTCCTGCAGTACTACCGGATGCGCTCCGCCGTACACGTGGACGAGGTCGCGCTGCACCATGAGCCGGAGGCCGGATGA
- a CDS encoding NADH-quinone oxidoreductase subunit J family protein, with amino-acid sequence MTVADALLLALGAIAVGSGALVVTSAQIVRAGLYLVVSLGAMAGLYLVLGAELVAWVQVLVYVGAVVVLLLFAVMLTRAPLGPSPDLDRPAWPALIVGGGVGVGLAALLVDAFRWTIYALPEPGTTDRMGAELFGSWVLPFEVLSILLLSALVGAIVLSRPDIGVPKNDEEHAGAEI; translated from the coding sequence GTGACCGTCGCCGACGCGCTGCTGCTGGCGCTCGGCGCCATCGCCGTGGGCTCGGGCGCCCTCGTCGTCACCAGCGCCCAGATCGTGCGCGCCGGCCTCTACCTGGTGGTCAGCCTCGGCGCGATGGCCGGCCTCTACCTCGTCCTCGGCGCGGAGCTGGTCGCCTGGGTGCAGGTCCTGGTGTACGTCGGGGCCGTCGTCGTCCTCCTGCTGTTCGCGGTCATGCTCACCCGCGCACCCCTCGGCCCCTCGCCGGACCTCGACCGGCCGGCCTGGCCCGCGCTGATCGTCGGCGGCGGCGTGGGGGTGGGGCTCGCCGCCCTGCTCGTCGACGCCTTCCGCTGGACGATCTACGCCCTGCCGGAACCCGGTACGACCGACCGCATGGGCGCCGAGCTGTTCGGCTCCTGGGTGCTGCCGTTCGAGGTGCTGTCGATCTTGCTGCTCTCCGCCCTGGTAGGCGCCATCGTCCTGTCCCGCCCCGACATCGGCGTTCCGAAAAACGACGAAGAGCACGCGGGAGCGGAGATCTGA
- a CDS encoding NuoI/complex I 23 kDa subunit family protein: protein MSEHGERSAPGKGLLDGLAVTLKTMTRRSGTQQYPDVEPELPPRSRGVIALLEENCTVCMLCARECPDWCIYIDSHKEEVVVPGAARARQRNVLDRFDIDFSLCMYCGICIEVCPFDALHWSPEFEYSELDVLDLLHDKQRLGEWMPTVPPPPAHDVLGEPSKEEATAARKAAGPGAATPAKTARPAATRPGPAAKVEPGEKAEPGEGR, encoded by the coding sequence ATGAGTGAGCACGGGGAGCGGTCCGCGCCCGGCAAGGGCCTTCTCGACGGGCTCGCCGTGACGCTCAAGACGATGACCAGGCGGTCCGGCACCCAGCAGTATCCCGACGTCGAGCCCGAGCTGCCGCCGCGCTCGCGCGGGGTCATCGCGCTGCTGGAGGAGAACTGCACGGTCTGCATGCTGTGCGCGCGGGAGTGCCCGGACTGGTGCATCTACATCGACTCCCACAAGGAGGAGGTCGTCGTCCCCGGCGCGGCGCGGGCCCGGCAGCGCAACGTGCTCGACCGGTTCGACATCGACTTCTCGCTGTGCATGTACTGCGGGATCTGCATCGAGGTGTGCCCGTTCGACGCCCTGCACTGGTCGCCCGAGTTCGAGTATTCGGAGCTGGACGTGCTCGACCTGCTGCACGACAAGCAGCGCCTCGGCGAGTGGATGCCGACCGTGCCGCCGCCGCCCGCCCACGACGTGCTCGGCGAGCCGTCGAAGGAGGAGGCCACGGCCGCTCGCAAGGCCGCCGGCCCGGGCGCGGCCACTCCGGCCAAGACAGCCCGCCCGGCAGCGACCCGCCCCGGACCGGCCGCGAAGGTCGAGCCGGGGGAGAAAGCGGAGCCGGGAGAGGGCCGGTGA
- a CDS encoding winged helix-turn-helix transcriptional regulator, translating to MVTKQAGGGLDEADLTRADSLAREIFSDVANKWALLIIESLGDRTLRFTEVRREIEGISHKMLTQNLRMLERYGLVERTVHPTIPPRVEYALTEPGRALRETVSGMCDWTHRYLGHIEAARSAFDSAG from the coding sequence ATGGTGACCAAGCAGGCCGGCGGCGGTCTCGACGAGGCGGATCTGACCCGTGCGGACTCGCTGGCGCGGGAAATCTTCTCCGACGTGGCCAACAAGTGGGCCCTGTTGATCATCGAGAGCCTCGGTGACCGGACGTTGCGCTTCACCGAGGTCCGTAGGGAGATCGAGGGCATCAGCCACAAGATGCTCACCCAGAACCTGCGCATGCTCGAGCGGTACGGCCTTGTCGAGCGCACGGTCCACCCCACGATCCCGCCCCGCGTCGAGTACGCGCTCACCGAACCGGGCCGGGCCCTGCGGGAGACGGTCAGCGGCATGTGCGATTGGACCCACCGCTATCTGGGCCACATCGAGGCTGCCCGCAGCGCCTTCGACTCGGCGGGCTGA
- a CDS encoding RidA family protein: MTITLVNPTGLPTVDVYRQVSVATGSKLIFVAGQVAWDADGKTVDEGDLAAQVEQCYLNVGTALAGVGASFRDVAKLNVHVAGWTPDQMPALLDGIARAAARLGTPVTPPATLLGVAALDVPEHLVEVEATAVID, from the coding sequence ATGACCATCACGCTGGTGAACCCCACCGGATTGCCGACCGTCGACGTGTACCGGCAGGTGTCGGTGGCGACCGGATCGAAGCTGATCTTCGTTGCCGGCCAGGTGGCCTGGGACGCGGACGGGAAGACGGTCGACGAGGGCGACCTGGCCGCGCAGGTCGAGCAGTGCTACCTCAACGTCGGCACCGCGCTGGCCGGGGTCGGCGCCTCCTTCCGCGACGTGGCGAAGCTCAACGTCCACGTCGCCGGCTGGACCCCGGACCAGATGCCCGCGCTCCTGGACGGCATCGCCCGCGCGGCCGCACGGCTGGGTACACCCGTGACGCCGCCGGCCACGCTGCTGGGTGTGGCGGCTCTCGACGTACCCGAGCATCTGGTCGAGGTCGAAGCCACCGCGGTCATCGACTGA
- a CDS encoding complex I subunit 1/NuoH family protein, translated as MPLWLDLLVRVVAVVAAFLVLPLVVGQAEHKVMAHMQGRLGPMYAGAFHGWAQLVADGVKFVQKEDITPRDADRRVFQLAPIVALFPYLLVLLAVPLGPGGLVAQALDVGLFFVLAVLGVGVVAVLMSAWASANKYSLLGGLRGAAQLLGYELPLVLSAASVAMAAGTLSLPGIVEAWSPWWLLWQAPAALVFFVSGLAEIRRPPFDMPIADSELVFGYMTEYTGLRFAFFLLAEYVGIVVIAALTTVLFLGGWHGPAADHLGWLWTLVKIFAVSFVIIWLRVSYPRLREDQLQRLCWLVLVPVSLGQLVLTAAVKVAL; from the coding sequence ATGCCGCTCTGGCTCGACCTGCTCGTCCGGGTCGTCGCGGTCGTCGCCGCCTTCCTCGTGCTGCCGCTCGTCGTCGGGCAGGCCGAACACAAGGTCATGGCGCACATGCAGGGCCGGCTGGGTCCCATGTACGCGGGCGCCTTCCACGGCTGGGCGCAACTCGTCGCCGACGGCGTCAAGTTCGTGCAGAAGGAGGACATCACCCCGCGGGACGCCGACCGCCGGGTGTTCCAGCTGGCGCCGATCGTCGCGCTGTTCCCGTACCTGTTGGTGCTGCTGGCCGTGCCGCTCGGGCCCGGTGGCCTGGTCGCCCAGGCCCTCGACGTCGGTCTGTTCTTCGTGCTCGCCGTGCTCGGCGTGGGCGTCGTCGCCGTGCTCATGTCCGCGTGGGCGTCGGCGAACAAGTACAGCCTGCTCGGCGGCTTGCGGGGCGCCGCCCAGCTCCTCGGCTACGAGCTGCCGCTGGTGTTGTCCGCGGCGAGCGTCGCCATGGCCGCGGGCACGCTGAGCCTGCCGGGGATCGTCGAGGCCTGGTCTCCGTGGTGGCTGCTGTGGCAGGCGCCGGCCGCGTTGGTGTTCTTCGTCTCCGGCCTGGCCGAGATCCGCCGGCCCCCGTTCGACATGCCGATCGCCGACTCGGAGCTGGTGTTCGGCTACATGACCGAGTACACCGGGCTGCGCTTCGCGTTCTTCCTGCTCGCCGAGTACGTCGGCATCGTCGTGATCGCCGCGCTCACCACCGTGCTGTTCCTCGGCGGCTGGCACGGGCCGGCCGCGGACCACCTCGGCTGGCTCTGGACGCTCGTCAAGATCTTCGCGGTCTCGTTCGTGATCATCTGGTTGCGGGTGAGCTACCCGCGGCTGCGCGAGGACCAGCTCCAGCGCCTCTGCTGGCTGGTGCTGGTGCCGGTGTCGCTGGGCCAGCTGGTGCTCACCGCGGCGGTGAAGGTCGCGCTCTGA
- a CDS encoding NADH-quinone oxidoreductase subunit C yields the protein MTPEEVGERMVALLTADDADAPVDPSALTTSVSGGGPGHERAVLDVPPALWWTALRAARDPGALGCDYFDWLSAVDELDEGFTVVAHLWSTRRKHGLLIRTRVPRENPVVESVVDLYAGATWHERETHEMFGIGFDRHPDLRPLLLPPEFEGHPLRKEFVLASRVAKAWPGAKEPGESEAGVAKRAPMRPPGVPDPNDWGPLKGKVPPPETPARRAPGARPSGDRLARPAGDRPARPARPVGEGPARPARPAPGDRPVRDIPDRATPGDPKAETRPPAQDPAETTPPASASAARPEAEAAPPAPSGPAAETTPPPGPPSTHAHAAGAASAAEAADAADAAAAQNTDAAPADAPARNADAAPARNADAAPGRNADAAPAPNADEDDEGTR from the coding sequence ATGACGCCCGAAGAGGTCGGCGAGCGGATGGTCGCGCTGCTGACGGCCGACGATGCCGACGCCCCCGTGGACCCTTCGGCGCTGACCACGAGCGTGTCCGGCGGCGGCCCGGGCCACGAACGCGCGGTCCTCGACGTTCCCCCGGCGCTGTGGTGGACCGCGCTGCGCGCCGCCCGAGACCCCGGCGCCCTCGGCTGCGACTACTTCGACTGGCTGTCCGCGGTCGACGAGCTCGACGAAGGCTTCACCGTCGTGGCCCACCTGTGGTCCACGCGACGCAAGCACGGCCTGCTGATCCGCACCCGCGTGCCCCGCGAGAACCCGGTCGTGGAGTCGGTCGTCGACCTGTACGCGGGCGCAACCTGGCACGAACGCGAAACCCACGAGATGTTCGGCATCGGCTTCGACCGCCACCCCGACCTGCGCCCGCTGCTGCTCCCGCCGGAGTTCGAGGGTCACCCGCTGCGCAAGGAGTTCGTCCTGGCCTCCCGCGTCGCGAAGGCCTGGCCGGGCGCGAAGGAACCGGGCGAGTCGGAGGCCGGCGTGGCCAAGCGCGCCCCGATGCGCCCGCCGGGCGTACCGGACCCGAACGACTGGGGCCCGCTCAAGGGCAAGGTCCCACCCCCGGAGACCCCGGCCCGCCGCGCCCCCGGCGCCCGCCCGTCCGGCGACCGCCTCGCGCGCCCCGCGGGGGACCGCCCGGCCCGCCCGGCCCGCCCGGTGGGGGAGGGCCCCGCACGTCCGGCCCGTCCCGCCCCGGGTGATCGCCCCGTTCGCGACATCCCGGACCGCGCCACCCCCGGCGACCCCAAGGCCGAGACCAGGCCGCCCGCCCAAGACCCGGCGGAGACCACGCCGCCCGCCTCCGCCTCCGCCGCGCGCCCCGAGGCCGAGGCCGCACCGCCCGCCCCCTCCGGCCCGGCGGCCGAGACCACGCCGCCCCCCGGTCCGCCCTCCACCCACGCCCACGCCGCTGGGGCGGCCAGCGCTGCGGAGGCGGCCGACGCCGCCGACGCCGCGGCGGCCCAAAACACCGACGCCGCGCCCGCCGACGCGCCGGCCCGAAACGCGGACGCTGCGCCGGCCCGAAACGCGGACGCTGCGCCGGGCCGAAACGCGGACGCTGCGCCCGCGCCGAACGCCGACGAAGACGACGAGGGGACGCGCTGA
- a CDS encoding DUF2252 domain-containing protein yields MSDQPRADVIIDVLTREFGELMAIDPAAFRRKFRKMAASPFAFYRGSASLFYADLTGPFRDDRFLDERTSRVWIHGDLHAENFGTYMNSSGQLVFNVNDFDEAYVGPFIWDLKRFAASVALIGYSKALSDDVITSLVTTFADAYLTELRAIAHGGDDAIGSITLDNADGVLRRVLQEARLNTRVDLLAAQTTVDDYERRFSLGDGVYEVDEATAATVTAAFQNYLHTLPSQGTGVSANIKDIKLRKGVGIGSAGLPSYNLLLEGHTQALENDVIIYMKQAQVPAVARWIDDERVRGYFQHQGHRTAESQRALQAHADPWLGYTELNGVGQLVAEVSPYASDLDWSDVNEPEELTGVLADLGRAVARMHSVADDESSHDLVDFSTEESIVAAVDKDEAGFVGLLVEFAHRYGDQAREDHQDFVDLFRNGRLPGLA; encoded by the coding sequence ATGAGCGACCAACCGCGGGCCGACGTCATCATCGACGTGCTGACCAGGGAATTCGGCGAGCTGATGGCGATCGATCCGGCGGCGTTCCGGCGCAAGTTCCGGAAGATGGCGGCGTCGCCGTTCGCGTTCTACCGGGGCAGCGCGTCCCTGTTCTACGCGGATCTGACCGGCCCGTTCCGCGACGACCGGTTCCTCGACGAGCGGACCAGCCGGGTGTGGATCCACGGCGACCTGCACGCCGAGAACTTCGGCACGTACATGAACTCCTCCGGTCAGCTCGTCTTCAACGTCAACGACTTCGACGAGGCGTACGTCGGCCCGTTCATCTGGGACCTCAAGCGCTTCGCGGCCAGCGTCGCCCTCATCGGCTACAGCAAGGCCCTCTCCGACGACGTGATCACCTCGCTGGTCACGACGTTCGCGGACGCGTACCTGACGGAGCTGCGGGCCATCGCGCACGGCGGCGACGACGCCATCGGCTCGATCACCCTGGACAACGCCGACGGCGTCCTGCGCCGCGTGCTCCAGGAGGCCCGGCTCAACACCCGGGTGGACCTGCTCGCCGCACAGACCACGGTCGACGACTACGAGCGCCGCTTCTCGCTCGGCGACGGCGTGTACGAGGTCGACGAGGCCACCGCCGCCACGGTCACCGCGGCCTTCCAGAACTACCTGCACACCCTGCCCTCACAGGGCACGGGCGTGTCGGCGAACATCAAGGACATCAAGCTGCGCAAGGGCGTGGGCATCGGCTCGGCCGGGCTGCCCTCGTACAACCTCCTGCTCGAGGGGCACACCCAGGCGCTGGAGAACGACGTCATCATCTACATGAAGCAGGCCCAGGTCCCGGCGGTCGCCCGCTGGATCGACGACGAACGGGTCCGCGGCTACTTCCAGCACCAGGGTCACCGTACGGCCGAGTCGCAGCGGGCGCTGCAGGCCCACGCCGACCCGTGGCTGGGCTACACCGAGCTCAACGGCGTCGGCCAGCTGGTCGCGGAGGTCTCCCCGTACGCCAGCGACCTCGACTGGTCCGACGTCAACGAGCCGGAGGAACTGACCGGCGTCCTCGCCGACCTGGGCCGCGCGGTGGCCCGCATGCACTCGGTCGCCGACGACGAGTCCAGCCACGACCTGGTCGACTTCTCGACGGAGGAGTCCATCGTGGCGGCGGTCGACAAGGACGAGGCCGGCTTCGTGGGGCTGCTGGTCGAGTTCGCCCACCGGTACGGCGACCAGGCCCGCGAGGACCACCAGGACTTCGTCGACCTTTTCCGCAACGGCCGCCTCCCCGGCCTCGCCTGA
- a CDS encoding sigma-70 family RNA polymerase sigma factor — MRDAEDFDTFYATSARRVLAHVSMMVGGQAEAEDAVAEAYLRAWNRWQRISRYDDPEAWVRRVAYRQAVSTWRKAVSRLQAHRRDAVDGHVEALNPDHVAVVEALRRIPPGQRRVIVLHHLAGLSVTEIHRETGLPAGTITTWLARGRRALAEHLTEDTAMGREGRDV; from the coding sequence ATGCGCGACGCTGAGGACTTCGACACGTTCTACGCGACGTCCGCGCGTCGCGTCCTGGCCCACGTCTCGATGATGGTCGGCGGGCAGGCCGAGGCCGAGGACGCCGTCGCGGAGGCGTACCTGCGGGCGTGGAACCGGTGGCAGAGGATCAGCCGGTACGACGACCCGGAGGCCTGGGTACGCCGCGTCGCGTACCGGCAGGCGGTGAGCACCTGGCGCAAGGCCGTCAGCCGGCTGCAGGCACACCGCCGGGACGCGGTCGACGGGCACGTCGAGGCGCTCAACCCGGACCACGTCGCGGTGGTCGAGGCGCTGCGCCGGATACCCCCCGGCCAGCGCCGCGTGATCGTCCTGCACCACCTCGCCGGGCTGAGCGTGACCGAGATCCACCGGGAGACCGGCCTGCCGGCGGGGACGATCACCACCTGGCTGGCCCGGGGGCGGCGCGCCCTGGCGGAGCATCTGACCGAGGACACTGCGATGGGTCGGGAGGGACGCGATGTCTGA
- a CDS encoding RICIN domain-containing protein has protein sequence MSDDRIEEGLHAYAEHVQRTATVAPARTIRERAARRRTRRAAVAAFAAVLLAGFGIGLALGRPGNETPAVPPVSISPRVLPSSSVSSDVTQLEEMGIDLNVGVLIDVADDGVDRFLEVGQGGVVDFTGTAKGDSTKMALRPAPAAGTNEVWIAPPAWNECVTATARAALVLQPCRSGDEAQTWRVVPAGDSGQFELEGRYGILHVDNGLLIAGDGGRTGLQTIPFDR, from the coding sequence ATGTCTGACGACCGCATCGAGGAAGGCCTGCACGCGTACGCCGAGCACGTGCAGCGCACCGCCACCGTGGCGCCCGCGCGGACGATCCGGGAACGGGCGGCCCGGCGGCGTACGCGCCGAGCGGCCGTGGCGGCCTTCGCAGCCGTGCTCCTCGCCGGGTTCGGGATCGGACTCGCGCTGGGCCGGCCCGGGAACGAGACGCCGGCCGTGCCGCCGGTGAGCATCTCGCCGCGGGTGCTGCCGTCCAGCTCCGTCAGCTCCGACGTGACGCAGCTGGAGGAGATGGGAATCGACCTGAACGTCGGCGTACTGATCGACGTCGCGGACGACGGCGTGGACCGCTTCCTGGAGGTCGGGCAGGGCGGCGTCGTGGACTTCACCGGTACGGCGAAGGGCGACTCCACGAAGATGGCGCTGCGTCCGGCGCCGGCGGCCGGGACGAACGAGGTGTGGATCGCACCCCCGGCCTGGAACGAGTGCGTCACGGCGACCGCCCGTGCCGCCCTGGTGCTGCAGCCGTGCCGGTCCGGCGACGAGGCGCAGACGTGGCGGGTCGTGCCGGCCGGGGACTCGGGGCAGTTCGAGCTGGAGGGCCGCTACGGCATCCTGCACGTCGACAACGGCCTGCTCATCGCCGGCGACGGCGGGCGGACGGGCCTGCAGACCATCCCGTTCGACAGGTGA